DNA sequence from the Acanthopagrus latus isolate v.2019 chromosome 15, fAcaLat1.1, whole genome shotgun sequence genome:
taaaattaaataatacaCTCAATGTATTTCAAAGTAACACGGGAGGTGCCGGATCGTACCAAATTGGTATCCGTCCCATACTGGGATGTCCTGGATCCTGTCCAGGGAACACAAATAccctctgcacacacagtgATACAAGAATAAACACTAGACACACTGTTCTTCCACCAATGGACTAGTTTTTTACAATGGTGTGTGcacaatgttaatgttaatgttttgctGAAGTATGGTGAGGGAGTGGCAGGGTCTGGAATAGATAAAAAGTCAGAGGGCGTCTGTTAGACAGGTTGATAGATAAAAACTAATAGGATTGGAAAAGTGGGAATTTTGgctggagggagggacagagaggcagattgTGACAGAGGTGTGTCATTTCTTCCTAATATTGAcctattgtaaatattttttcttaatAACATAGAGTGGAATTTTTGCTTATAGAGTAGAACTAAAGTGCTGGACATCACCTCCTCAGTCGCTTGTGACTGTGAAGGTTTTTCTTGTCCTGAtctgcttcctcttctgctACATCAGCCAGAGCCTCACCTGCCAGTGCCAACAGCTTCAGGGGATCAaacgtgacctctgacccttcatttttttatttgagatcAGTCTTCATTGGAATTGTCAGtcatgtgaaatgtgtgcagTGTGGAAATGACTGCAGCCAATCGCCGCCCTGATCACAGTAACACGGGAAGTAGCGTTTCCTCTCACCTTCTGCCATCTCCATGAGGCTCTCACACTCTCTGGACACATTGGAGGACCAGCTGAGACGCCACCCTCGTCACATCTTTAACACCCGAAACAGGTGAGACTGAGACACCTGCAGGAGAAGAGACAAATGTTTATCTCTCcaaaaacagttgaaaaaaaactgttcatttattgtttacttAATAACATATTTCcagttctgtctgttctgtcagtTAATTTTCTCTTGTCTGAGAAATCAGTTAATAGACTAATCGTAGCAGTTCTTACATCTACTAATAAAATGTACTATTACAGGTTAAGATGAGTGGACAAATCACATACTGTGTCACATTTGTTATTATTGTAGGAAATGGAAGTTGAGTATAAACAGTAGTAACAGTAAAGTAGGTAAGACAggggatacagtacagaggtgatttacagcggctctgaTCAGGACTGCTACTGTAGGGATGAGAACACAGTGCAAGGCTGCATCAGAATCGTGtgtattttttgaatgttttcacattttcccacACTATTCAGAAAGTGTGTGGctatattttctgtttaataaaaaaaaaaaaaacgtgtaagaatatttgtgacattttgtgagtgcattttattcatttattagcTTTTACTTATCGACAGTGGGTGATTTATATTAGATGTTTGGTATTAATAACAGTGTATTCATAATTAATCATTTGTAATGGCGCATAAGCCCAGTAATAACGTACTGCCTATCATTTCTTGCATTACATTAGTGAAGCATTTCCCAACATTAAATCTTGAAGGtttaaaaaaacctttattATGACTTATATGACAGTACAACTCATTATGCTTTCATTAGAGTGTAGACTACAGATGCTTTTAATGCTAATCAATCACTGACTGCTAGAGGTTGTTGTGCAGTAGGTCAGCAAACTGCCTCCAAACATATCAATAGCAAAGTCAATCAGCaagacagggttttttttcctctccgtTTGGCGTACATTCAAGAACAGTTTGTACTCAGACTTAATCTACGTCCTTTATGTGTATAATCATCGTTACCAGTTCAACTTTGATATAGAGAGCTCAGCGATCGCCGTGAAAAACAAGCATGTGCCTCTGAAAACAACCAGGAGTATTGAGTGTAAAGATGGGTATCTGTTCACAAATGCGACTGAGTACACGAAGCACTGAGTGGTTCATGACCCATCCTTACTCCAACTTCCCACAACAGTTAAAACCACCAGCTTTGGAAGCAGTGTGGATAACCTCAGTGTTGTTATCCAAGACAATACTTCTCGGTCCATGGAAATATGGTTAATATGTGGTACAGAAGCACCTGGTTCAGCAGTGAAGTCAAGAAGAGAACAGATAATCGAAGGAATTCCTGTGCACACTAGTTTTACATGTAGTGTGCAGTTTAGTAAGTCCTCTTTAAGTTACCGTATATGTactgtcttttttgtttttgtctctaaCTCCATTCTGATGTCACTTCTATGGCATATCCTTATTTACCATGAGTGTATGCGGTGCAAATGAGGCTTACAGGGTATGTTATAAAACATGTAGTGCGGCATTCAACAGCTGAAACACCAGCAAAGATCCTGTCTTAACCACTTAACTTGGAGAGCTGTTTGAGGAAGGATTAGATTGTCTGTCCTTAGCATACAGGATAAGTACAGTAGTAATAAAGATATTTGTTCACACTTTGACTGATTGGATGCAAACATCCCATAGGTTCCATGTTGTAATATTGTTTATAACCCATTCTTATTATTTCTCAATTCAGCACTTGCTTCATATCATGTGTTTAAGCTTCCCTTTCACAACCCTCCACTGCATGTAGAACATGTAATCCCCTCGAGTAACACACCACATTCacattgttcttcttcttttgttatttgtcaGCACggtgaattttaaaaaacatctaatGATTGCATTTTGGTTTATTATTCATCAGTAAaagggacacaaacacacgcacacaaaggaGGAAGCGAGAGTAGAGCTTTAAGTTGCCTCTAGGCGTGTCCCTGTTTGCACTGCAGCTGTTGTCACAGCCATCTCATGCCATATTTGTTTGGTGTTGATGCTGTCCTGTGGAGGCCCCACCCTGTCTGTGATCCCACCCTGTCTTCCCCTCACCTGTGGCAGTTACAGTATAAAGGAGGCTGGGACAAAGACACGTCCAGATTGTGTCCAGCTGCTGCAAGGCGAGTCGACCCAGCTCAGCTCACAAAGAGAATAATCAGCATCCAGGGCCTCTACATCCAGCTAAAAGGAGAGGATGACTTCCACGGCATATCGACTGGCCcatcagcaggagagggaaCAAGGCACTGGCACCAACAAGCGTGCAGTGAAGTTCGCCAAGCAGGATTATGAGACGTTGCGCCAGCAGTGTCTGAAGAGAGGATGTCTGTTTGAGGACAACTGCTTTCCAGCTGAGTACAAATCACTGGGCTACAATGAGCTGGGACCATACTCAAGCAAGACCAGGGGTGTCGTTTGGAAAAGACCACAGGTGAGACGCTACTACCAAGCAAATACACAGATTTCAGTAAATCATTTTCGACTGGCTCAACTTAAAATTGTAAGTGTGATTACTGacttaaatatgttttaattaactTAATTTAGGTTGAGGAATTGGGTAATCTTAAGGTACCAAGCGAAAACCACAACTGTTGGCTCACACTGatagttattaaaaacaaatgtgatttcCCTCTACATGTTCCCAGTTTGAAGATCCAGTTCTCCATTTCAGACAAAGGACAGAAGCACCTGCTCCTATTTGATGTGCTTGATTCAGACTCCAATCCAATGAAGTTATTAAAGACTGCATTATACCTTTATCATGattagcatttttttctctttagcaTAAAAACAATCATGACTGATCTTATAATGTATTACAGACACAGGGCATGTTTCCATTGTTTTCTTCAAACTATGACAAAGAAGGGTTTCGGGATGGTTTCAACTCTCAAAtgttgcatgctgggaagtctgccATTATGATGTTGATTATGTTTCTTTAAAGTTGAGTGAACTCTGTACAGTACATTCATCCATCTCATCATTTCAAGTCAAAAGACTTCAAGTTAAGAAGAACTCGTTTATAAGTagtctgaaataaaaactaGAAACTAGAAAAGTTTgaacaaatatataaaacttttatatttacattagcTTAAATCGAAAATTAACTTAGTGAACTGACTGCACTATAATTTGTCAGTGTGTAGCTGTAGGTACATTACAATTATATCTGGATCAGGAGGTTGAGTTCATGCCCCAAACACTGTCCTATCAGGCAGAAAAAGTGCTAAATACTCCAGTTACAATTGTAATAATCAACGTGATCAAAAACagtcatcaaatcaaaatcactgaTATGGTATTTTCTCCTACTATCTCAGTAGTGTGATATGATCCAAGGAAACATTTCCCAACACCTCTTTCAAAGATTCATCTCTTTGTGACGGTTTGGTGCTCTTTGTAGGAGCTGTGCTCGGACCCAAGATTCATTGACGGTGGAGCCACAAGGACAGACATCTGTCAGGGAGGGCTTGGTGAGTGTGGGGAACTGGGATGGGTACATGATTGGATGAACGGCTGGGCGGATACATGCCGGGATGTTTGGGTTTTAACCACAAGCATCTCTGCTGCGGCTCTGATACCACCTCCGGAGTAGATGTGAGTCTGCTGCACCTCCGGAAGTAGCATGAGAACCACAGCAAATGCAAGCgttgtgtgtgaatggaaaagccaGAGGCATGGATCAGGGGTGTGTCACTCTGATGGTTTCCAACAAACCCCCTCTTACTCCTTCTTACTTAAGCTGGCAGAATGGGTAGAAGGTTTTGACCAGAGATGTTTGTGGTTAAAAACCCTAACAGTCCCGCATGTATCTGGGTTAGAGATCTTTTTGAATTGACACACTTGCGCAGCTTTATGCCAGAGCGGCTTGGTACAGTGTGatcaaacaaaggcagagaaatgGCAAGCCTTTGCTACTCTGATAATGTCAAGTCTCTGTGAGAAAAGGGCAAGAGTCCAGCAAAACTGTCACCCCTCTCTGCAACTGAGACTTTCCCACAGATAGCAATATGGAGAACCAGCGCATGATTCCCGCCctgaaagggcagtgtgaatggagcTACTGATAACAGTGGTAATTAACACATATTGCTTGATGTCAGTGTCTGTATCTGCTCTTTCTTTGTAGGGGACTGCTGGCTTCTGGCTGCAATAGCCTCCCTGACTCTAGACCAACGGATCTTGGCTCGTGTGGTGCCCCCTGGACAGAGTTTCACCGAAGGTTATGCCGGGATATTTCACTTTCAGGTCAGGCAGTGACCTTTCTCACCAGAACCCTAATCCTGAGCTTCAAGcgggcttttttttctctctttgtcagtcCATAGAATCATGATATATTTCAATGGTAAATTTGCACACTGGTATAGGCCAGTCTGAATTAACCAAGTGTAAATTGAAAGTGTAAATTTGATCTGAATCCCAAAGCAGTTCCTTCATTTTGCCTGTGGCCTGTGGCCTTGCTCATGAGTCTTAATGCAGGACTGAGGAGGTCTGACGTTGAGTTTGCTGATGGAGAGTATTCTCTTCTCAGTTCTGGCGGTTCGGCGAGTGGGTGGACGTGGTGGTCGATGACCGTTTACCCACCAGAGACGGAAAGCTGCTATTTGTTCACTCAGCAGAGGGCTCTGAGTTTTGGACACCGCTGCTGGAGAAGGCCTACGCTAAGTATTGATCGTTCCTCTTATGTCTTCATCAAAACGTTAATGCAGTGAAAATGTAAACTATAGAATCTGTGAATCTTTTCACACCCATCTGTGTCTGGCAGGGTGTGTGGCTGCTATGAGGCCCTGATAGGAGGCAGCACTACTGAGGGTTTTGAGGATTTCACGGGAGGAATCTCAGAGCTGTACACATTAGACAAGGCTCCACCACATCTCTTTGAAATCATTAAGAAGGCCCTGAATCGCGGATCACTGCTAGGTTGCTCAATTGATGTGAGCCCTGTTTTCATTCTGATTTGCATGCCGATTTGCAAACCTATGCACACCAACAGCAGGATGTCATCTGATTGAAATGGTCATTCTTTGTTCTTTCAGATCACCAGCGCCTGTGAGACAGAGGCAGTGAAGGCTTGCAAGCTTGTCAAAGGGCATGCATACTCTGTCACCGGTGCAGAGACGGTATACCAGTTAGtaagcatttttgttttctgcttttgttacAGTGTGGAAATGACATCATccactgttgctctctctcAGGTTAATCATCGAGGCAGGCAGGTTCAGCTGGTCCGTGTCAGGAACCCATGGGGTCAGGTGGAGTGGACTGGGCCGTGGAGTGATGGGTAAATAACGATGTTCCGCATCCATTAACCATCAGCTACCAATGGTTATTTTCAGGATTTTCCTAAAACTATGATTTTTATCCCCTCACAATTAGATCCGGTGAATGGGACCATGTCGGTAAAGATGAGAAATTAAAGTTGAACCATGTGGCTGAAGATGGAGAGTTCTGgtaattcaattttttttaccTCGAATTTATTGCACAACACTGGCAGTAGTTTTGCTATTTTGTTAATATTGTCAAACACATTGGTGATCATAATCACATCATCACCAAAGCAACTTTAGTGGCATCCCCACTTAATGTTTCGGGCGATCAtacactgataaaaacacagttcTGCACATTATATTCCATGTCTGTCAGCAGATTCACCAAAATCCTATACACTGGCCGTTTAAGGCTCTAACTCAGGCTGGGAAAGTAATCGTAAGTTAAAGATTGAGAAATGATAGAACATTCTTTCTTGTGATATGTGTCCCTCTGCTCAGGATGTCCTATTCAGACTTCATCAGGCAGTTCTCCAGGCTGGAGATCTGTAACTTGACCCCGGACACGCTCGAGAGCGACGAAGTGGGCCACTGGAACAACTACCAGTTTGAAGGGACATGGAGGGTCGGCTCCACTGCTGGCGGCTGCCGCAATCACGCAGGTAGAAGGAGAGACCATACGTATGCCTGAGCGAGAAGCTGTGCTACAACATTTCTTGTAAAAGATTACACCGTCCTGTGTTCCAGCCACATTCTCGTCCAACCCTCAGTTTGTGGTGCGTCTGGAGGATGTGGACGATGATCCTCTGGATGGGGAGGATGGGTGCACCTTTCTGGTGGGGCTGATGCAGAGGGACGGAAGACGGCTGAAGCGACTGAACCACAGCCTTGAGACCATTGGCTTTGCCATTTATAAGGTGTCTCAGAAACATTTGTTATGTCATTTGAAATTAGAACTGTGGTTTTTAATTATTGCCtgatttaacaacatttttttgtctgtttcctttCACAGGTCCCGGATCAGGTCTGTATTTGAACAACTACATGTCACTATCGCTCCCTTActacaaactgacatttttaaatgcaaaatagtaaggctgcacaatatggtgaaaaaaagaaaacaaagtatATTGCAATAATTTAGCCAAATAAGATGACTGTAATTGTGAATCATGATGGGATGGAATGATAACTTTTATTAACTGTctataaaaatgatgatgatgtgacattttttggGGTCTGCCAAACAAACCTGTTGTCTTagatctggagaacaagatttgtagtCCAAGGCATCTCTGCAGAACTGATTTCCAGCCTTtagttattttaaacaaatacgTTAAAGCCATGATGTTTTAAGATGCCCAAAAAAGACATCACAAGTATTATAAGTATTGCTTGGTTGCATTGTGAATTTCAGGGTGTCTGCTTGACAATCCAGTAATCTCTTGTCACTCTTCAGTACAAAGGCCACAGCAACATCCACCTGGGTCCGGATGTCCTGCTGCGACAGAGAGCTGTGGCCATGAGCAGCACCTTCATCAACATGCGCGAAGTGTGCGACCGCTTCAAACTTCCTCCTGGAGAATACGCCATAGTTCCCTCGACCTTCCAGCCTCACAAGAACGGCAGCTTTGTTCTCAGGGTCTTCTCCGAGAAACAGGCTGCGACCAGGTATCTGAGTTACAGTGACCTCAGGCTGATAGATCTGGGCCTAAGAGATTTAGTTTATACAGCCATCTGGTGGACAAAGCTGAGAGGCCTGCTCCTTCGAGGGTGACAGTCTGGTCCTCACAGTCAACTTAGTGTGAATGTTATTTCCCTGCCGGGCAGCAGAGTGTGCTAAAGCtgtgcatttctgtttgttttattttttttagcccACTAGAGGAGGACATTGATGCTAAAATAGAGGAGGTAAAAAACATTGTACAGAATGATAAACTAACAtacttttcaaatgttctcTCAAATTAAAGTATCACAAATTTGGAGATGCGGTGCACTGTTGGCAATGGCATTGAGTTTCATGTGTCTTTCCTCCCacaggaggaggtgtgtgagaGTGATGTGGATCCTCATTTCAAGCACCTCTTCAAGCAGATTGCCGGCAATGTGGGTAGAGCAACATGAGAGCTGACGGTATATGAGATGCATGGACAGCACTAAACCTGGGTTACAAATTAAAGCTCActtaaaatatgcatttttcaAACAGGACTTGGAGGTATCGGCCTTCGAATTGGTGAGAATTTTGAACAACGTCGTCTCTCACAGTAAGTGCAGCGAGATCCCACATGTTTTACATAATAAAGTGTGTGTACGGGTTTTGGGGAGTACTATCTCACATGTGAgaaagtagtataaagctttttgtggctccaaaggatgtaatctgataaatgcctccagtgatgtcagacAGTGGCAAAATTGCATTGTGGTaaatgtaggtgccaggtttgAAGAACGTGTGGAATAAGAAGCCGAAATATTCTTGTTTTGGCTTTTGTCAATTTGGTATTCGCATTTTCCATATGTCTTTccaaaacctggcgcctacattacccacgcTGCAACTCAGACCTTGAGCTACATCACTGGTGACACTTTTTCATATCTCATGAAGTTTCCTGTGCATCCACAAAAGGCTTCCCTACtctttcacatatgcagttgtactccccaagacctggaAACACACTTTAGTTTCTAACATTGgcggagttgccctttaagagTTGGAGCTAGCtctgttttgtcacttttgttGCAGGGTCTGATCTAAAGACAGATGGGTTCAGCCTTGACACAGGTCGCCTCATTGTCAGTCTGCTGGATGTATCCTCAAGATGACAAATTATCCCCTCACagtattattgatttttttattttaaactaaacTTTTGGGGTTTGGGTGCATTCTCGCTGTGGGATTATGAATAACAAAAGTCTTTCCAGAACAAGCCTTTCACAAACCTTAACATCCTCCAGAAAGATGAAAGTTCCAAGCTGGGACTGGTGGAGTTCCACATGCTTTGGAACAAAATCCAGAGATACCTGGTGAGTGGCGATTTTTGTTCTGACATAGTGTGTTGGAGATGCTGGAACAAATGGCTGAATCTGTCATCACATGGGTGCCTGGGTCATGTAGGAGATCTTCAAGAATCACGACTCAGACAACTCTGGCACCATGAGCTCCCACGAGATGAGATGCGCCGCAACTGAAGCAGGTATCAAACACTGTCACGTGAGAGGAGAGTCACTGCTTTTTACCTATTtgcatttcactttgtttcGTTGATATTATAGATTGTCCGTGATATGATGTCTGAATGTCTTTCCTTGTCTCTCGTGAGGACCCCGGGGGGAGTAGTTGTTGCTATGGTAATAACTAGTGGGGACCAACTGCGTCACAACCGTGTAAAACACAGAGTTCAAATATGGATGTGGATCAATCCATGACTATTGAGTACTCATCTTGTCATGTAGTACACACTACTACTCAGTAGTAATACACAGTTAATAATGTACTTGCAAtgtacagtattattgcatactgtatattcaaTGATATATTCTCTATATATTGACAAGTATACCAATTGTTTTCTCATATATCTTAAAAAATATGACCAcgtgttttcaaaataatatatttaaaaacCATAAGTGAGTCCCTTTATGCtacacaagaagaaaaacaaaacacaccaccTCATACAGAGGAATGcagaggatgaattgaggagtctcacagcctgaggtgGTAGcaggtgggtgttgtcttttggtATCCTAGGCAATTACAGATGACAGACTGGATAGGCTAGTTCGAGGACTTCCTCCCTGCAGATAAATGTCGTTTGTGTATGCTTTACCAAAGGAACAAAACAAGCGTGGGCGAGGCTGCGTAACAGAACGCTTCCATTACTACCTTTGAAACACCCATAGTCATGTAATCCACATGAAGTGACATGAGATGAAACCGACCCTACAGGCTAACAGGTAGTGGTGTTAAGCGACGGCTCTTTGTCTTTGCCAGGCTTCCACGTCAACAGCTTTGTGCTGCAGGCCATCGTCCGTCGCTATGCTGACGCTCAGTACGCCATCGACTTTGACAGTTTTGTAGGCTGTCTCATTAAACTGGAAATGCTGTTCAGTAAgtgtcagaaaaacagcagcatcactTCAGTATTTCTCATAATGATCTGTGTGATCTGAGAGCTGTCTTTTGTTCTGCCTCTGACCCAGAAATGTTTAAGTCTCTGGAGAGACAGGACTCGGGGAAGATTGAGCTGGATATGCAACAGGTGTGTGAGAGAATAGCAAAAGCTGCACTGCTGGCATTTCCCCTTTCGGATGGCTTGTATaactgtgtttcctctgaacAGTGGCTGTGCCTGGCGATCCACTAATGCTGGAGACAAGCCAAGCCAGGACCCCAAGAGGAAGCTCAGTCACTCAACATCTTATCAATTtgtttcacaaaaaacacattttataaacattCTTTATGTTCCAAATTATGTTTTAAGGGCTTAAATGTATTGATATGATACAATAATGAATTGCTTAACATATACATGGGAAAAGAAATCCCAAATGTTTGAAGATATTTTGGAATGGTCACATATTTTTGTGATGCAATGGAGAAAAAACGTCTTGTTAGTTACAACTTTGTGAgaataaagaaagtaaaaaaactACCCATGGCTTCTGTACtttcatttattataaaatCTTGGAAATGAAATGGTTGATTTATTCTGGTAACAGATAATTTTATATCTATGGCAGTAAAAATATAGTGAGAAATTTGGACCTGGACAAGTTTCGCCCATCTGTAGCTGTGGGCCGCATCTGGGCCAATCATGAGCCATCAGTCAAAGTCAGATGTAGAGCAGGCTGGATGAAACAGGTGAGCCAGAGGAGTCCGTCTACAGGCTGCTATGAACAATAAAGGGTGTGGAGACAGTTGAGCGGCACATACAACACAGAGCCTGTCTAACCACACGCACATTCAGGGAGACAGTcgccaaaacacagacagctgtacaaacttttaaaatgtctggCATCGCAGCTACACTTCAGCACAGAAGAGACAAGGCAAAAGGGATTGGAACCAACTCTCACGCGGTTAAATACCTGAACCAGGACTATGAAGCGCTGAGGGCAAGCTGCCTGGAGAGTGGAAGACTGTTCGAGGATGCCAGCTTCGAGGCTCTGCCCTCATCCTTAGGCTACGATGAACTCGGACCAAATTCCTACAAGGTTAGGGGCATCACCTGGAAAAGACCTACGGTGGGTACAACAAGCAGATGGTGACAAAGTACAGGCTGGCTGCTGCAGTTCTTTTACATGCTCAAAAAATAGGGCTCGGGCTCTATAGGCCAGAGAGATTAAACTATCTTTTAAGTTGGGAGTCAAAGTAGGAATCTTTCCATATTTGCATCATTGACATCATAATGTAGCTTTTATTTGAGTACACTTTATCTTGAATGAAGATTTGCGGGAGTACTACTTGCAGTATTCTTTATCATACGCTCGGTACACATCCTTTATAGTAGGCAGATGCTGTGTGGTGAGGCTTGTTCTTGCTTGTCTGCACAGCAAATTGTGGTTTCAGTGGTTTGTGACAAACCAAATTGCTGTTTGACTGCTGCAAAGTGTTCCTTTTTGCACTGCGTGTGTGAGACACTTTGACGTCCAGTCAAACATTTACTGCCCAGATGGGGGTGGATGCAAACCATGTGAGGAGACATTGCAGTTTGACTCAATTttaactctcttttttttttctctctttcaggaATTGTGCCGCGATCCAAAATTCATCGTTGAAAACGCCACCAGGACTGATATCTGTCAAGGAGCACTTGGTGGGACATACATTCTTCCAACACTGTCTGCTCCTTTaccttgtaaaaagtgtcccTCATAACTTCTGTTTAATATTGAGCCATGTCCAAATGCATTTTGATGGCAACATTAGATAAAACAGTGCAACAAGATATTTACTATACCTTACAAAGGAG
Encoded proteins:
- the LOC119034167 gene encoding calpain-2 catalytic subunit-like is translated as MTSTAYRLAHQQEREQGTGTNKRAVKFAKQDYETLRQQCLKRGCLFEDNCFPAEYKSLGYNELGPYSSKTRGVVWKRPQELCSDPRFIDGGATRTDICQGGLGDCWLLAAIASLTLDQRILARVVPPGQSFTEGYAGIFHFQFWRFGEWVDVVVDDRLPTRDGKLLFVHSAEGSEFWTPLLEKAYAKVCGCYEALIGGSTTEGFEDFTGGISELYTLDKAPPHLFEIIKKALNRGSLLGCSIDITSACETEAVKACKLVKGHAYSVTGAETVNHRGRQVQLVRVRNPWGQVEWTGPWSDGSGEWDHVGKDEKLKLNHVAEDGEFWMSYSDFIRQFSRLEICNLTPDTLESDEVGHWNNYQFEGTWRVGSTAGGCRNHAATFSSNPQFVVRLEDVDDDPLDGEDGCTFLVGLMQRDGRRLKRLNHSLETIGFAIYKVPDQYKGHSNIHLGPDVLLRQRAVAMSSTFINMREVCDRFKLPPGEYAIVPSTFQPHKNGSFVLRVFSEKQAATSPLEEDIDAKIEEEEVCESDVDPHFKHLFKQIAGNDLEVSAFELVRILNNVVSHRSDLKTDGFSLDTGRLIVSLLDKDESSKLGLVEFHMLWNKIQRYLEIFKNHDSDNSGTMSSHEMRCAATEAGFHVNSFVLQAIVRRYADAQYAIDFDSFVGCLIKLEMLFKMFKSLERQDSGKIELDMQQWLCLAIH